The following coding sequences are from one Mycolicibacterium aichiense window:
- a CDS encoding NAD-dependent epimerase/dehydratase family protein — MSNVVVTGGYGFIGSHLVTALLERGDTVTIFDFAKNTRDSSIDFDGHPNFRFVQGDVTDLAALEAALTGDVDTVFHLAAVVGVKNYMNDPLQVLDVNVIGTRNVLELSQRHGIRVVFASTSEVFGKNPKPPFAEDDDRVLGSTKTARWSYSTSKGMAEHLVFAMHAAYGLPVTVVRYFNVYGPRQNPIFVVSQTIHRILNGLQPLLYDSGDQTRCFTYVDDAVAGTLLAADSDAAIGEAFNVGSMVETTMREAVDLAIKIASVDSVSSAEAVDTAARFGGRYEDIPRRIPDSTKAQRELGWRLKVDVEEGIRRTIEWARANPWYLELSAGDGKG; from the coding sequence ATGTCCAATGTCGTCGTGACCGGCGGCTACGGTTTCATCGGATCGCATCTGGTTACCGCCTTGTTGGAACGCGGCGACACCGTCACCATTTTCGACTTCGCGAAGAACACCCGTGACAGCAGCATCGACTTCGACGGCCATCCCAACTTCCGATTCGTGCAGGGCGACGTCACGGACTTGGCGGCACTGGAAGCGGCGTTGACCGGTGACGTCGACACCGTGTTCCATCTGGCCGCGGTCGTCGGTGTCAAGAACTACATGAACGATCCGCTTCAGGTCCTCGACGTCAACGTCATCGGTACGCGAAACGTACTGGAGTTGAGTCAACGCCACGGCATTCGCGTGGTGTTCGCCAGTACCTCAGAGGTGTTCGGGAAGAATCCCAAGCCGCCGTTCGCCGAAGACGACGACCGTGTGTTGGGGTCGACCAAGACCGCGCGCTGGAGCTACAGCACCAGCAAAGGGATGGCCGAGCATCTGGTGTTCGCGATGCATGCCGCCTACGGACTGCCCGTCACGGTAGTTCGGTACTTCAATGTCTATGGTCCGCGGCAGAATCCCATATTCGTGGTGTCGCAGACCATTCATCGCATCCTCAATGGACTTCAGCCGTTGCTCTACGACTCGGGCGATCAGACCCGGTGTTTCACCTACGTCGACGACGCTGTCGCCGGGACCCTGCTCGCCGCCGACAGCGACGCGGCAATCGGTGAGGCTTTCAATGTCGGAAGCATGGTCGAGACGACCATGCGCGAAGCGGTGGATCTTGCGATCAAGATTGCCAGTGTGGATTCGGTGTCCAGCGCCGAAGCGGTCGACACGGCAGCACGTTTCGGCGGCCGTTACGAAGACATCCCGCGACGCATCCCGGACTCCACCAAGGCGCAGCGCGAACTGGGCTGGCGGCTGAAGGTCGATGTCGAGGAGGGCATCCGTCGCACCATCGAGTGGGCGCGCGCCAACCCATGGTATCTCGAACTATCGGCCGGGGACGGTAAGGGCTAG
- a CDS encoding glycosyltransferase, which translates to MKFVLANWGTRGEVEPFAAIGRELVRRGHDVHLVVAPEMVGFAESAGTQAVAFGPSLRVADDPHHEYWKLFFSKPWKLRTLNKLLAEFATPLNEYRQQVEKTLLSLSDGADVLLTGLNYEDVASNVTEHCGTPLATLQIFPLRVNGFEMPFLPAPLCRAVMKMVEWLTWRGHKAEDDAQRRALGLPKAGGPWTQRIAERQSMEIQAYDEVCYPGLADEWARWNDREIPQRPFVGALTMQLPTDDDADVAAWIDAGTPPIFFSFGSMPVDSAADTIAMIAGACAQLGERALVGAGWTDFSRVPAYDHVKIVGPMNYAEILPSCRAVVHHGGAGTTNAGLRAGRPTLITWMLPDQGCWGSRLKKLKVGTGRRFVATTENTLVADLRTILTSEYARRAQQLADRMITPAESVALAADLLEKFALSRRG; encoded by the coding sequence ATGAAATTCGTGCTGGCGAATTGGGGTACGCGCGGCGAAGTCGAGCCATTCGCTGCAATCGGGCGGGAACTGGTCCGCCGCGGACACGATGTGCATCTTGTCGTCGCGCCGGAGATGGTTGGTTTCGCCGAGTCCGCCGGTACACAGGCCGTCGCCTTCGGGCCAAGTCTGCGGGTAGCCGATGACCCCCACCACGAGTACTGGAAACTGTTCTTCAGCAAGCCATGGAAACTCCGGACATTGAACAAGCTGCTGGCCGAATTCGCGACGCCCCTCAACGAGTATCGGCAGCAGGTCGAAAAGACCCTGCTGTCGCTGTCGGACGGTGCCGATGTGCTCCTCACCGGATTGAATTATGAGGACGTCGCATCCAATGTCACCGAGCATTGCGGCACCCCGCTGGCCACGCTGCAGATCTTTCCGCTGCGGGTCAACGGTTTTGAGATGCCATTCCTTCCTGCACCGCTGTGCCGCGCTGTGATGAAGATGGTGGAGTGGCTGACCTGGCGCGGGCACAAGGCCGAGGACGACGCCCAGCGTCGTGCCCTCGGACTCCCGAAGGCCGGCGGGCCTTGGACGCAGCGGATCGCCGAACGTCAATCGATGGAAATCCAGGCCTACGACGAGGTGTGCTATCCCGGGCTGGCGGACGAGTGGGCACGATGGAACGACCGGGAGATCCCGCAACGCCCTTTCGTCGGGGCGCTGACAATGCAGCTGCCGACCGATGACGATGCCGACGTCGCGGCGTGGATCGATGCCGGCACGCCACCGATCTTCTTCAGCTTCGGGAGTATGCCGGTCGACTCGGCAGCTGACACAATCGCAATGATCGCCGGCGCCTGTGCGCAGCTCGGAGAGCGGGCGCTGGTGGGCGCTGGATGGACCGATTTCAGTAGAGTCCCCGCCTACGACCACGTCAAGATCGTCGGGCCGATGAACTACGCAGAGATCCTTCCGAGCTGCCGCGCGGTCGTGCACCACGGCGGCGCCGGGACCACGAACGCGGGCCTGCGCGCTGGGCGTCCCACGTTGATCACCTGGATGCTGCCCGATCAGGGGTGTTGGGGGTCCCGGCTCAAGAAGCTGAAAGTGGGCACCGGCCGACGATTCGTCGCCACCACCGAGAACACGTTGGTGGCGGACCTGCGGACGATTCTCACTTCCGAATATGCCAGGCGTGCACAGCAACTCGCCGACCGGATGATCACGCCGGCGGAAAGCGTCGCCCTCGCCGCCGACCTTTTGGAGAAGTTCGCGCTGTCCCGCCGCGGTTGA
- a CDS encoding nucleotide sugar dehydrogenase → MVRGAFGQSDAEVDLLVRGMRAGIAVVGFGYIGTVIGAVLADRGWPVTGIDVRANIVEEINQGRTSVPEPGLGELVADSVQVGRLRATSDFSVIADNDFIIVTVGTPLGPDYEPIVDDIKAAARAVGEHLQRGHLVILKSTVPPDTTETLVRPILEEVSGLKAGVDFGLAFCPERLAEGQAIRELTSIPVVVGAVDERSARSCATLWRHGLGLESIVVEDPRTAEMVKLADNLWIDLNVAMANELAKVCDRLDMDVLQVIAAANSMPKGSHNVNILMPSMGVGGYCLTKDPWFVNHLGETLGLDLQVPKTSRTVNDTMPEYTYGLLTALLADQGKAIENSKIAVLGIAFKNNTGDCRLTPTKYVVALLEGSGCQLTVHDPWVPDEEAHTVTKIPLSPDIESAVKDADALVVLAGHREFHQIPLVRLADLAADRCVFLDGRNSFDPAAARAAGFIYKGIGR, encoded by the coding sequence ATGGTTAGAGGCGCGTTCGGACAAAGCGATGCCGAGGTCGACCTCTTGGTCCGGGGTATGCGGGCCGGGATCGCGGTCGTGGGCTTCGGCTACATCGGCACCGTGATCGGAGCCGTGCTGGCCGACCGCGGCTGGCCCGTTACCGGAATCGACGTGCGCGCGAACATCGTCGAGGAGATCAACCAGGGCAGGACGAGTGTTCCCGAGCCCGGCCTCGGCGAGCTCGTCGCTGACAGCGTCCAGGTCGGGCGCCTCCGAGCCACGTCGGACTTCAGTGTCATCGCGGACAACGACTTCATCATCGTCACCGTCGGTACGCCGCTGGGCCCGGACTACGAGCCGATCGTCGACGACATCAAGGCAGCGGCGCGAGCAGTCGGGGAGCACCTGCAGCGGGGCCACCTCGTCATCCTGAAGAGCACGGTTCCACCCGATACCACCGAGACGCTCGTCCGGCCGATCCTCGAAGAAGTATCCGGTCTGAAGGCCGGTGTGGACTTCGGGTTGGCTTTCTGCCCCGAGCGGCTGGCCGAAGGGCAGGCAATCCGTGAGCTGACGTCGATTCCCGTCGTGGTCGGTGCGGTCGACGAGCGCAGTGCCCGTAGCTGCGCCACGTTGTGGCGCCACGGTCTCGGACTCGAATCCATCGTCGTCGAGGATCCGCGGACCGCGGAGATGGTGAAGCTCGCCGACAACCTCTGGATCGACCTGAATGTCGCGATGGCCAACGAACTCGCGAAGGTGTGCGACCGTCTGGACATGGACGTGCTCCAGGTCATCGCGGCGGCGAACTCCATGCCGAAAGGCAGTCACAACGTCAACATCCTGATGCCCAGCATGGGGGTAGGCGGCTACTGCCTGACGAAGGACCCGTGGTTCGTCAACCACCTCGGCGAGACGCTCGGGTTGGACCTGCAGGTGCCTAAGACATCGCGGACCGTCAACGACACGATGCCTGAGTACACCTATGGCCTTCTCACCGCGCTGCTGGCCGATCAAGGCAAGGCGATCGAGAACAGCAAGATCGCCGTGCTGGGCATAGCGTTCAAGAACAACACCGGCGATTGTCGTCTCACACCGACGAAATACGTTGTCGCCCTTCTCGAAGGGTCGGGATGCCAACTCACCGTCCACGACCCCTGGGTGCCCGACGAGGAAGCCCACACGGTCACCAAGATCCCGCTGAGTCCGGACATTGAGTCGGCCGTCAAGGATGCCGATGCGCTTGTCGTCCTGGCCGGGCATCGGGAATTCCACCAGATTCCGCTGGTTCGGCTCGCGGACCTCGCGGCCGACCGGTGCGTCTTCCTGGACGGGCGTAACAGTTTCGACCCGGCTGCCGCGCGCGCCGCGGGTTTCATCTACAAGGGGATCGGCCGGTAG
- a CDS encoding glycosyltransferase, with amino-acid sequence MKLVLSSYGGRGDIEPAVVVGRELLRRGHDVRIAVPPNLVGFAEAAGLSAVAYGLDSTDILELQWRYFTLYGRTPWKLKELNRMAAETAQFAQHCWAEMTTTLASAAQDADLLLTGLIFEQPAANVAEAYDIPLVTLHYFPYRVHGQLLPLLPSPLSRLAMTVNEWTAWRGTRKGEDAQRRGLGLPRAGGPVPRRIADRDSLEIQAYDELVFPGLAREWTKWDGRRPFVGALAMASPTASDDEVAAWIADGTPPIFFGFGSVPIGAPSDTIAMIAAACAQLGERAIVGAGGTDYSNVPQFDHVKIVGQVNYATIFPTCRAVVHHGGSGTLAACLRAGVPQLVLWTLPDQPFFAAQLKRLKVGAGRRFSTTTEKTLVKGLRRILTPEYAACARDIARQMTTRGDSVAAAADRVEEFARLKCRV; translated from the coding sequence ATGAAACTTGTGCTGTCGAGCTATGGCGGTCGCGGCGATATCGAGCCCGCCGTGGTCGTCGGCCGTGAGTTGCTGCGCCGAGGCCACGACGTCCGCATAGCTGTCCCGCCCAATCTGGTGGGTTTCGCCGAGGCGGCCGGGCTCTCGGCAGTTGCTTACGGGCTGGATTCCACGGACATCCTCGAACTTCAGTGGCGATATTTCACGTTGTACGGCCGGACTCCGTGGAAGCTCAAGGAACTCAATCGGATGGCCGCCGAAACCGCGCAGTTTGCGCAGCACTGCTGGGCGGAGATGACCACGACGCTGGCGTCGGCGGCTCAGGACGCCGACCTGTTGCTCACCGGGCTGATCTTCGAGCAGCCGGCGGCCAATGTCGCAGAGGCCTATGACATTCCGCTGGTAACGCTGCACTATTTCCCGTATCGGGTACACGGCCAGCTTCTGCCGCTGCTGCCGTCACCTCTGAGCCGGCTGGCGATGACGGTCAACGAGTGGACCGCGTGGCGCGGCACTCGCAAAGGTGAGGACGCGCAACGCCGCGGGCTGGGTCTGCCGCGGGCCGGCGGACCCGTGCCCCGCCGTATCGCCGATCGAGATTCGCTGGAGATCCAGGCTTACGACGAGCTGGTTTTTCCCGGTCTCGCACGCGAGTGGACCAAGTGGGATGGTCGGCGGCCGTTCGTCGGGGCGTTGGCGATGGCGTCGCCGACCGCTTCCGATGACGAGGTGGCGGCCTGGATCGCAGACGGCACGCCGCCGATCTTCTTCGGGTTCGGCAGCGTACCGATCGGAGCGCCTTCGGACACGATCGCGATGATCGCCGCGGCGTGCGCGCAGTTGGGCGAGCGCGCGATCGTCGGCGCGGGCGGCACCGACTACAGCAACGTTCCACAGTTCGACCACGTGAAGATCGTCGGGCAGGTCAACTACGCGACGATTTTCCCGACCTGCCGGGCGGTGGTACATCACGGCGGGTCCGGCACGCTGGCTGCCTGCCTGCGGGCGGGGGTCCCCCAATTGGTGCTGTGGACGTTGCCCGATCAACCCTTTTTTGCTGCGCAGCTCAAGCGGCTGAAGGTCGGTGCCGGGCGTCGTTTCTCGACGACAACAGAGAAAACGCTGGTAAAAGGCCTGCGACGAATCCTCACCCCGGAATATGCAGCCTGTGCTCGCGACATCGCCCGACAGATGACCACACGGGGGGACAGCGTCGCTGCAGCCGCCGATCGGGTGGAGGAATTCGCGCGCCTGAAATGCCGCGTCTGA
- a CDS encoding GMC oxidoreductase: protein MADGAVTAREAERIEWDVIVVGTGMGGGMLGYRLAQSGRRVLFVEKGRSTLPGAPGTIRSAMPELAEPRATRSAQTYFDALARGGRSTDEVEDISGRSPKRFVPFIGSGTGGSSALYGMVCERFFARDFTPRQNFDAPGDSTVPEKWPITYDEMRPWYAEAERLLGVRGQPDPLRPEASDVNLPAAPPFSADNQPIVDYLSGRGLHPYHLPMACDYTPECATCQTFLCSQSCKNDSARNGVLPAVTEHGATLLTQCRVVHLEADHTHVRRVMCEHPTGRLTLTGKVVVLAAGALATPVLLLNSRSGDWPCGLANGSDVVGRNLMRHLLDPIMIWPEHDSEITAANKEIGLNDFYFCEGQKYGTVQSFGAIPPMEWLTNRPGPQAKALRMMSPAVRRVYDRFFTGGLILASMMEDLPYADNRVLLPEHPGSDGRQRMRIQYRLHASEVERHAAFLRMFKQVLKPFRTRGLGSGRENSNMGHVCGTCRFGTDPATSVLDPLNRAHEVDNLYVVDTSFFPSSAGLNPSLTVAANALRVAAHLNEAHFAS from the coding sequence TTGGCTGACGGCGCAGTGACCGCGCGCGAGGCAGAACGCATCGAGTGGGATGTCATCGTGGTAGGCACCGGCATGGGCGGCGGGATGCTCGGCTACCGGCTGGCTCAATCCGGCCGGCGCGTGTTGTTCGTCGAAAAAGGCCGCTCGACTCTGCCTGGGGCGCCGGGCACGATTCGTTCCGCGATGCCGGAACTAGCTGAGCCGCGTGCGACTCGGTCCGCGCAGACCTACTTCGACGCCCTGGCCCGTGGCGGCCGGTCGACCGATGAGGTCGAGGACATCAGCGGCCGCTCCCCCAAACGCTTCGTCCCGTTCATCGGTAGCGGAACCGGGGGCTCGTCCGCGCTGTACGGGATGGTCTGCGAACGATTCTTCGCACGGGACTTCACTCCTCGGCAGAATTTCGACGCCCCGGGCGATTCCACTGTGCCCGAGAAATGGCCCATCACCTACGACGAAATGAGGCCCTGGTACGCCGAGGCGGAAAGGCTGCTGGGCGTCCGCGGCCAGCCCGACCCACTGCGGCCTGAAGCATCCGACGTCAATCTGCCTGCGGCACCGCCATTCTCTGCCGACAACCAGCCGATTGTCGACTACCTTTCGGGGCGCGGGTTGCATCCGTACCACCTGCCGATGGCCTGCGATTACACGCCCGAGTGCGCCACCTGTCAAACCTTCCTCTGCTCGCAGTCGTGCAAAAACGACTCGGCACGCAACGGCGTGCTGCCCGCTGTCACCGAGCACGGGGCCACCCTGCTGACGCAGTGCCGGGTGGTTCACCTCGAGGCTGACCACACCCACGTCCGGCGGGTGATGTGCGAACACCCCACCGGCCGGCTCACGCTGACCGGAAAGGTGGTCGTACTCGCTGCGGGCGCACTGGCAACCCCTGTGCTGCTTCTCAATTCACGATCAGGCGATTGGCCGTGCGGACTTGCCAACGGCTCCGACGTGGTGGGCCGCAATCTGATGCGCCATCTACTCGATCCGATCATGATCTGGCCGGAACACGACTCCGAGATCACGGCCGCCAACAAAGAGATCGGCCTCAACGATTTCTACTTTTGCGAGGGCCAGAAATACGGGACCGTACAGTCGTTCGGCGCCATCCCCCCGATGGAATGGCTGACCAACCGCCCTGGCCCACAAGCGAAAGCACTTCGAATGATGAGCCCGGCGGTGCGCCGGGTCTACGACCGATTCTTCACGGGTGGACTGATCCTGGCCTCGATGATGGAAGACCTGCCGTACGCCGACAATCGGGTGCTGCTGCCCGAACACCCGGGTTCAGATGGCCGGCAGCGGATGCGGATTCAGTACCGCCTGCATGCCAGTGAGGTCGAGCGCCACGCGGCGTTCTTGCGGATGTTCAAGCAGGTCCTGAAGCCGTTTCGCACCCGCGGCCTGGGCAGTGGTAGAGAAAACTCAAACATGGGCCACGTCTGCGGTACCTGCCGGTTCGGGACCGATCCCGCCACCAGCGTGCTGGACCCGCTCAACCGCGCGCACGAGGTCGACAACCTCTACGTCGTCGACACTTCGTTCTTTCCGTCCAGCGCCGGCCTGAATCCGAGCCTGACGGTGGCTGCCAACGCCTTACGGGTGGCCGCGCATCTGAACGAGGCCCACTTCGCGAGCTGA
- a CDS encoding FkbM family methyltransferase has protein sequence MTNSSWLRQLAKYLARFDLREVFGDRTVVRNVQGVRLAMPWSHRLPDYARLYPTYGQNLVDLAVGLGEIDKPLGVIDVGANIGDSAAQILARVDARVLCVEGDPEYLPYLERNIGSDDRCVIEFGLLVTELSDAAGLGAVRAGGTTRFAQDGAGDGATPVAVAELASRHQELPPIRLVKSDTDGYDTTLIPPLARAYAESRPVLFFEYDHDLTRKAGKPNPVAVWADLRDAGYSSVGIWDNFGKALHLLSIDDVPARAAILDAPFADRGYYYWDVAVVHADDDAGKAVVERLIPKSR, from the coding sequence ATGACCAACAGTTCGTGGCTTCGGCAACTCGCGAAGTATCTCGCCCGCTTTGACCTTCGTGAGGTATTCGGCGACCGCACGGTCGTGCGTAATGTGCAAGGCGTCCGGCTGGCGATGCCGTGGTCGCACCGGCTTCCGGACTACGCGCGCCTCTATCCCACCTACGGCCAAAACCTTGTCGACCTGGCGGTGGGTCTCGGGGAGATTGACAAGCCTCTAGGTGTCATCGATGTAGGAGCGAACATCGGCGACTCGGCAGCCCAGATCCTCGCGAGAGTCGATGCCCGCGTGCTCTGCGTCGAAGGAGACCCCGAATACCTGCCCTATCTCGAGCGGAACATCGGGTCCGACGACCGGTGTGTGATCGAGTTCGGACTACTGGTCACCGAGCTCTCCGATGCCGCCGGCCTCGGTGCGGTCCGAGCAGGCGGCACGACCCGTTTCGCCCAGGACGGCGCCGGCGACGGGGCTACGCCGGTGGCCGTGGCCGAGCTGGCGAGCCGCCACCAGGAACTGCCGCCGATTCGGCTCGTCAAGTCGGACACGGACGGCTATGACACAACGCTGATCCCACCGCTCGCGCGGGCTTATGCCGAATCCCGTCCGGTGTTGTTCTTTGAGTACGATCACGACCTGACGCGCAAGGCCGGCAAGCCCAATCCCGTTGCGGTGTGGGCAGATCTCAGGGATGCGGGCTACTCGTCCGTCGGCATCTGGGACAACTTCGGAAAGGCACTCCATCTCCTGTCGATTGACGACGTGCCAGCCCGGGCCGCGATATTGGACGCGCCGTTTGCCGATCGGGGGTACTACTACTGGGACGTCGCCGTCGTCCACGCCGACGACGATGCTGGCAAAGCCGTGGTAGAGCGACTCATCCCAAAATCGCGGTGA
- a CDS encoding acyltransferase family protein — MSADREVAGDSDNNDDGRCRRRKLTLGEEFDPRSNALNAWRLILATGVILYHSWPLTGRHVSVAPVQQLLGNGWVDGFFAISGFLITWSWFRHSRARDYFIARGLRILPGLWVCLVVTAFVIAPIAIEIQGGSAAKLLLSPGPFKYVLGNSAVQLLQHDIDGTPSGIPWSGEWNGSLWTLFWEALCYVAIAGLGIVGLLRRRWLIPILLALALYWSATLPPYGALIDAPPGAHVQLDAAAQQLVLSGMAARFGVMFLSGALIYQLRNVIPARWSLVALSVAIVVGSSFLPNYRVLAAIPLAYAIIVSGALVHNKRLTLRTDLSYGVYIYAFPVQQLLVLSGLAFLNPFAFAIVAAVATVPLAALSWFMVEKPAVALRSRLKPKGPPEFRSREDASLQTIESDSFEVPPDASKQG; from the coding sequence ATGAGCGCGGACCGGGAAGTGGCCGGCGACAGCGACAACAATGACGACGGGCGCTGCCGTCGCCGGAAGCTAACGCTCGGAGAAGAATTCGATCCGCGAAGCAATGCGCTGAATGCCTGGCGATTGATACTGGCGACCGGTGTCATCCTCTATCACTCCTGGCCCCTCACCGGGCGGCACGTGTCTGTCGCGCCGGTTCAGCAGCTGCTGGGAAACGGATGGGTGGACGGCTTCTTCGCAATCTCGGGATTCTTGATCACCTGGAGTTGGTTCCGGCACAGCAGGGCTCGCGATTACTTCATCGCTCGAGGTCTGAGAATCCTTCCCGGGCTGTGGGTATGCCTTGTCGTCACCGCATTTGTCATCGCTCCGATCGCAATCGAGATCCAGGGTGGCTCGGCGGCAAAGCTGCTGTTGTCGCCCGGGCCGTTCAAGTACGTCCTGGGAAACAGTGCCGTACAGCTACTTCAGCACGATATTGATGGCACGCCCAGTGGGATCCCGTGGAGCGGGGAATGGAACGGTTCTCTATGGACCCTCTTTTGGGAGGCGCTTTGCTATGTCGCTATCGCCGGCCTCGGTATAGTCGGGCTGCTGCGGCGCCGCTGGCTCATTCCCATACTGCTGGCGCTTGCGCTGTACTGGTCGGCCACACTACCGCCGTATGGCGCCCTGATCGATGCGCCGCCGGGCGCGCACGTGCAACTCGACGCAGCGGCCCAGCAGTTGGTCCTCAGCGGCATGGCCGCGCGTTTCGGTGTGATGTTTCTGTCCGGAGCTCTCATCTATCAACTCCGGAACGTGATACCTGCGCGATGGTCACTGGTCGCGTTGAGCGTCGCCATCGTGGTCGGATCGAGCTTTCTTCCCAACTATCGCGTCCTTGCGGCGATTCCGTTGGCGTACGCCATCATCGTTTCAGGGGCTCTCGTCCACAACAAGCGTTTGACGCTTAGGACGGATCTGTCCTACGGCGTCTACATCTACGCATTTCCGGTGCAGCAGTTGCTCGTACTCTCAGGCCTTGCCTTCTTGAACCCGTTTGCCTTCGCGATCGTCGCCGCTGTCGCCACCGTGCCGTTAGCCGCATTGAGCTGGTTTATGGTTGAGAAGCCGGCGGTCGCGCTGAGGTCGCGGCTCAAGCCTAAGGGGCCACCCGAGTTTCGTTCACGTGAAGATGCCTCGCTTCAAACGATTGAGTCGGACTCGTTTGAAGTACCACCGGACGCTTCGAAACAAGGTTGA